One window from the genome of Haloprofundus halobius encodes:
- a CDS encoding VOC family protein: MSGVLDHTMIRVGDLEESLDWYRTNLNYEEKDRWEADTFTNVYIGPEEMHEEGAMLELTENHDTDEYDVGDAWGHIAVRVPEGELESAYQELMDNGVEDYRDPESCGGRYAFVKDPDGHEIEIVKRDPDLGARWSLDHTMIRVEDADEALGFWTRKFEYEHTGRWESDTFANYFVKPEGSADEAMAVELTYNYDGRSYELGDAWGHLAVRADDLGEYWETLMEREADDYRDPASCDDKYAFTRDQDGHEIEVLERDFGAESLFPA; encoded by the coding sequence ATGTCCGGAGTACTCGACCACACGATGATCCGCGTCGGCGACCTGGAGGAGTCGCTCGACTGGTATCGGACGAACCTGAACTACGAGGAGAAGGACCGCTGGGAGGCCGACACGTTCACCAACGTCTACATCGGCCCCGAGGAGATGCACGAGGAGGGCGCGATGCTCGAACTCACCGAGAACCACGACACCGACGAGTACGACGTCGGCGACGCGTGGGGCCACATCGCCGTCCGCGTCCCCGAGGGCGAACTCGAATCGGCGTATCAGGAACTGATGGACAACGGCGTCGAAGACTACCGCGACCCCGAGTCCTGCGGCGGGCGCTACGCGTTCGTCAAGGACCCCGACGGCCACGAGATCGAGATCGTCAAGCGCGACCCCGACCTCGGCGCGCGCTGGAGCCTCGACCACACGATGATCCGCGTCGAGGACGCCGACGAGGCGCTCGGCTTCTGGACGCGGAAGTTCGAGTACGAACACACCGGCCGCTGGGAGTCCGACACGTTCGCGAACTACTTCGTCAAGCCCGAGGGGAGCGCCGACGAGGCGATGGCGGTCGAACTCACGTACAACTACGACGGCCGCAGCTACGAGCTGGGCGACGCGTGGGGTCACCTCGCCGTCCGCGCCGACGACCTCGGCGAGTACTGGGAGACGCTGATGGAGCGCGAGGCCGACGACTACCGCGACCCCGCCTCGTGTGACGACAAGTACGCGTTCACCAGAGACCAGGACGGCCACGAGATCGAGGTGCTGGAGCGCGACTTCGGGGCGGAGTCGCTGTTCCCGGCGTAG
- a CDS encoding UPF0175 family protein produces the protein MTKESRSARIVAAISRYRDGEIMLGTVARFAGVNRFEMRDLLREVGVELLVLPPASSTPFSNGKRPPPHTTRVPPILGNPRFFERQPTKAQL, from the coding sequence GTGACGAAAGAGAGCCGAAGCGCCCGGATTGTCGCTGCGATTTCGCGCTACCGCGATGGAGAGATCATGCTGGGAACGGTGGCCCGCTTCGCTGGCGTCAACCGGTTCGAGATGCGCGACCTTCTGCGAGAGGTGGGCGTCGAACTGCTCGTTCTCCCGCCCGCGAGTTCGACGCCTTTCTCGAACGGTAAACGGCCCCCACCCCACACGACTCGCGTACCCCCCATTCTCGGAAATCCCCGATTTTTCGAGCGTCAGCCGACGAAAGCTCAACTTTGA
- a CDS encoding AbrB/MazE/SpoVT family DNA-binding domain-containing protein produces the protein MAAEDVPEETKVSDRGMVTIPADIRRHLGIGAGDKLRWKVTDDGELTVAVVHQREGVFDDFEPVDVGETNAVEAGRVFGSE, from the coding sequence ATGGCCGCCGAAGACGTACCCGAAGAGACGAAAGTGAGCGACAGAGGGATGGTGACCATCCCCGCGGATATTCGTCGCCATCTCGGTATCGGCGCGGGTGACAAGCTCCGATGGAAGGTGACTGACGACGGCGAGCTAACTGTCGCAGTCGTGCATCAGCGCGAGGGGGTGTTCGACGACTTCGAACCCGTCGATGTCGGCGAGACGAACGCCGTCGAGGCCGGGCGCGTGTTCGGGAGCGAGTGA
- a CDS encoding type II toxin-antitoxin system VapC family toxin — protein sequence MGFPRLKAREEVKPALLDTNVLFASTSARDEYHDTARSIVAGVDHGKLPEVVVTNYVVAETLNLTREKLGPEAANGMLDRLIEGAHFEIVHAPRTDFNAAQALFRRYPELSFVDATLAAYSERERIDYLT from the coding sequence GTGGGATTCCCGCGTCTTAAGGCGCGGGAGGAGGTCAAGCCAGCGCTGCTCGATACGAACGTCTTGTTCGCCAGTACCAGCGCTCGCGACGAGTACCACGATACCGCACGAAGCATCGTAGCCGGCGTCGACCACGGTAAACTTCCCGAAGTCGTCGTGACGAACTACGTCGTCGCAGAGACGCTGAACCTGACTCGGGAGAAGCTCGGACCCGAGGCGGCAAACGGGATGCTCGACCGCCTCATCGAGGGGGCACACTTCGAGATCGTCCACGCACCTCGGACGGATTTCAACGCGGCGCAGGCGCTCTTTCGTCGGTATCCCGAACTCTCGTTCGTCGACGCGACTCTCGCAGCGTACAGCGAACGCGAGAGGATCGACTACCTGACTTAA
- a CDS encoding RNA-guided endonuclease InsQ/TnpB family protein, producing MKRANTFDVIPQSDEDGELLRRLLDASASLWNEINYERRENYADPDGDVWDISEYRGRYGGVLGASTVQQIERKNREAWKSFFSLKKKGEANGKPGYWGNSEDGRDLRTYIRNTSYSVEWGEYSRLEILVGQNLKDEYGLGHRERLRLEVRGKPNWKEYDKQGRLELFYDEQAQTFRAFQPVTIDASRLAQPLGSEESALDIGANNLVACTTTTGKQYLYEGCNLFERFREMTREIARLQSLLEEGRYSSHRIRRLYDRRTKRRDHAQDALTRDLIERLYDEGVSTVYVGALTDVLDTHWSVETNAKTHNFWAFRAFVNRLACTTEEYGISVEVRSEAWTSQECPNCGSTEDTTRHKDTLTCPCGFEGHADLTASETFLRRQTTVSRPMARPVCLKWDDHSWSESPRSHRPNEEHTNPQVAFVGR from the coding sequence ATGAAGCGAGCCAACACGTTCGACGTGATTCCGCAGTCCGACGAGGATGGGGAGTTGCTTCGACGCCTGTTGGACGCTTCTGCTTCTCTATGGAACGAAATCAACTACGAACGCCGTGAAAACTACGCGGACCCAGACGGAGACGTGTGGGATATAAGCGAGTATCGCGGACGCTACGGTGGTGTTCTCGGTGCTTCGACAGTTCAGCAAATCGAACGCAAGAACCGCGAAGCATGGAAGTCGTTCTTCAGCCTCAAGAAGAAGGGCGAAGCCAACGGCAAACCCGGATACTGGGGTAACTCAGAAGATGGGCGTGATCTCCGCACGTATATCCGAAACACGTCATACTCTGTCGAGTGGGGCGAATACTCTCGCCTCGAAATTCTCGTCGGCCAAAACCTGAAAGACGAGTACGGGCTTGGACATCGCGAACGTCTCCGGCTCGAAGTTCGAGGCAAACCAAACTGGAAGGAGTACGACAAGCAGGGTCGGTTAGAGTTGTTCTACGACGAGCAAGCACAGACGTTCAGGGCCTTTCAGCCAGTCACTATCGACGCTTCTAGACTGGCACAACCACTGGGTTCGGAAGAATCCGCTCTGGATATTGGTGCGAACAATCTCGTCGCCTGCACAACCACGACCGGTAAGCAATACCTGTATGAAGGATGCAACCTGTTCGAGCGATTCCGTGAGATGACACGAGAAATCGCCCGACTTCAATCGCTGTTGGAGGAAGGTCGATATAGTAGTCACCGTATCCGACGCCTGTACGACCGACGTACCAAGCGACGTGACCACGCCCAAGATGCGCTCACCCGTGACCTTATCGAACGCCTGTACGACGAAGGCGTTTCGACAGTGTACGTCGGGGCGTTGACGGACGTACTCGATACGCACTGGTCGGTGGAGACGAACGCGAAGACGCACAACTTCTGGGCGTTCAGAGCGTTCGTGAACAGACTGGCATGTACCACCGAGGAATACGGCATTTCGGTCGAGGTTCGGTCTGAGGCGTGGACGAGTCAGGAGTGCCCCAACTGTGGTTCGACAGAGGATACGACGCGCCACAAAGACACGCTGACGTGTCCGTGTGGATTCGAGGGGCATGCAGACCTCACAGCGTCAGAGACGTTCTTGAGACGGCAGACAACGGTATCACGGCCGATGGCACGGCCTGTATGCCTCAAGTGGGACGACCATTCATGGTCGGAGTCACCACGCTCTCACCGTCCCAACGAGGAGCATACGAACCCGCAAGTTGCCTTCGTGGGTCGGTAA
- the tnpA gene encoding IS200/IS605 family transposase — protein sequence MKTTRHAAYNLNYHLVWLPKYRNSVLVNEVADRVRTILHEIADDKGVEILDLTVQPDHINLFVSSPPKHAPSLLANWFKGISSRKYNHRYVDHDDEKIKWARGYYAGTAGHVSSETVKNYIQRHEGDKS from the coding sequence ATGAAGACCACACGGCACGCGGCCTACAACCTCAACTACCACCTCGTGTGGTTGCCGAAGTACCGAAACTCGGTACTGGTTAACGAGGTCGCAGACCGTGTGCGAACCATCCTCCACGAAATAGCCGACGACAAGGGCGTCGAAATACTCGACCTCACCGTTCAACCCGACCATATCAATCTGTTCGTTAGTAGCCCGCCGAAACACGCTCCGTCCCTGCTCGCCAACTGGTTCAAAGGCATCAGTTCGCGGAAATACAACCACCGCTACGTTGATCACGACGACGAGAAAATCAAGTGGGCACGCGGCTACTACGCAGGAACAGCAGGACACGTTTCGAGCGAGACGGTCAAGAACTACATCCAGCGACACGAGGGGGACAAGTCGTGA
- a CDS encoding Na+/H+ antiporter NhaC family protein: protein MVSEFGGLSLVPPLLAIVLAIVTRKPILALFLGVWSGGVIYSGGLGVVQTFTWVAESIGDDVFHAQILIFTLLLGAGVTFIWRTGGSLAITRFATKRLDSQRKAGLMAWVLGLVWFFDDYANTAVVGSSMRDITDELRISREKLSYIVDSTAAPVATFGISSWVAYQISMVQEGYQQAGITGGEGGVPTAFVAFLQSIPFNMYCLFAIAMVFIVVVTGRDFGEMLDAEHRSWQTGNVLREDAVPLQSIEENLGEPNGDDPQLRMFVLPVLALIIVAITGAVWTGYAPDRSLVGIAGNADFASALVWGSFFMVVTAMVLALVSDVLTLDECMDSLVDGFSIMLTAVTILVLAWSISLTTSALGTGEFVTGIAQGIVTPTLLPLVILFASAFIAFSTGTSWGTMAIVTPVAIPLAWGIGGQSPELIPVAIGTVFSGAIFGDHTSPISDTTILSSTFTGADHIDHVRTQLYYAVTVMFVAGSLLLIYGMTGVTPLVLLPVGLVLLVALVYGLSEIDAQRKGISPQAARRSRQERDVADD from the coding sequence ATGGTCTCGGAGTTCGGAGGATTGTCGCTCGTACCGCCGTTGTTGGCCATCGTACTGGCCATCGTCACGCGAAAGCCGATACTGGCGCTGTTTCTCGGCGTCTGGTCGGGCGGTGTCATCTACTCCGGCGGGCTCGGCGTCGTCCAGACGTTCACGTGGGTCGCCGAATCCATCGGCGACGACGTGTTCCACGCCCAGATTCTCATCTTCACGCTGTTGCTCGGCGCGGGCGTGACGTTCATCTGGCGCACGGGGGGTTCGCTCGCCATCACGCGCTTCGCGACGAAACGCCTCGACAGTCAGCGAAAGGCCGGGCTGATGGCGTGGGTGCTCGGCCTCGTCTGGTTCTTCGACGACTACGCCAACACCGCCGTCGTCGGCAGTTCGATGCGCGACATCACCGACGAACTCCGCATCTCCCGCGAGAAACTCTCCTACATCGTCGACTCGACGGCCGCGCCCGTCGCCACGTTCGGCATCTCCAGTTGGGTCGCCTACCAGATCAGCATGGTGCAGGAGGGGTACCAGCAGGCGGGCATCACCGGCGGCGAGGGAGGGGTGCCGACGGCGTTCGTCGCGTTCCTGCAGAGCATCCCGTTCAACATGTACTGCCTGTTCGCCATCGCGATGGTGTTCATCGTCGTCGTCACCGGCCGCGACTTCGGCGAGATGCTCGACGCCGAACACCGCTCGTGGCAGACGGGCAACGTGCTCCGCGAGGACGCGGTTCCGCTCCAGAGCATCGAGGAGAACCTCGGCGAACCGAACGGCGACGACCCGCAGTTGCGGATGTTCGTCCTCCCGGTGCTCGCGCTGATTATCGTCGCCATCACCGGCGCGGTGTGGACGGGCTACGCGCCCGACCGGTCGCTTGTTGGCATCGCCGGCAACGCCGACTTCGCCTCGGCGCTCGTCTGGGGGTCGTTCTTCATGGTCGTCACCGCGATGGTGCTGGCGCTCGTCTCGGACGTGCTCACGCTCGACGAGTGCATGGACTCGCTGGTCGACGGCTTCTCCATCATGCTGACGGCGGTCACCATCCTCGTGCTCGCGTGGTCGATCAGCCTCACGACGAGCGCGCTCGGCACGGGCGAGTTCGTCACCGGCATCGCGCAGGGCATCGTCACGCCGACGCTGCTGCCGCTCGTCATCCTGTTCGCGTCGGCCTTTATCGCCTTCTCCACCGGCACCTCGTGGGGGACGATGGCCATCGTGACGCCCGTGGCGATTCCGCTGGCGTGGGGTATCGGCGGGCAGTCGCCCGAACTCATCCCCGTCGCCATCGGAACGGTGTTCAGCGGGGCCATCTTCGGCGACCACACCTCGCCCATCTCCGACACGACCATCCTCTCGTCGACGTTTACCGGCGCTGACCACATCGACCACGTGCGCACGCAACTGTACTACGCGGTCACCGTGATGTTCGTCGCGGGGTCGCTGCTTCTGATCTACGGCATGACCGGCGTTACGCCGCTCGTCTTGCTGCCGGTCGGACTCGTCCTGTTGGTCGCGCTCGTCTACGGCCTCTCGGAAATCGACGCCCAGCGGAAGGGGATCTCCCCGCAGGCGGCGCGTCGGAGCCGACAGGAGCGCGACGTCGCCGACGACTGA
- a CDS encoding DUF7344 domain-containing protein, with protein sequence MSDSGREHPAVDRLFAALSHPTRRSTLVFLNRASVGDSGWIPLETLAVELAEPETVVEQLYHVHLPQLDGVDLVEWDHERELVRRGPRFETVTPVLELLEQLREEFPDE encoded by the coding sequence ATGAGTGACTCGGGCAGAGAGCACCCGGCGGTGGACCGTCTCTTCGCCGCGTTGAGCCATCCAACTCGCCGGTCTACACTCGTCTTCTTGAATCGCGCGAGCGTCGGCGACAGCGGATGGATTCCGCTGGAGACGCTTGCGGTCGAACTGGCGGAACCGGAGACGGTCGTCGAGCAGTTGTACCACGTCCACCTGCCGCAACTCGACGGGGTCGACCTCGTCGAGTGGGACCACGAGCGGGAACTCGTGCGGCGAGGGCCGCGGTTCGAGACGGTGACGCCGGTGCTCGAACTGCTC
- the artA gene encoding archaeosortase A — translation MPGVVPSDPLAWVAIALFVGGALFERANRRVARYVMVSAWVAFALFWLNLFPHFAFEHKSYIEGLLSLAAVPLSLYAGLLLLRGRDTLFVLSRAVAVMGVVYLPFETIPAITVGATTVPSPREVLVELVAAQTGYLINVLGYHPTPIVGPEGYDNTFRFVHDDGHNLQFSVVLACTGIGSMAIFAGLIAAVRAPLRRKLRALAVAIPIIYALNLLRTTFIGIAFGKQYMQWFVDEVLLLFGSSDPYMVSFFLSDRVVSQLLAVVALVGITYLVVRELPELLTVIEDVLFMLTREEYDLHGALDVSQYENQMRPDGGERAER, via the coding sequence ATGCCCGGCGTCGTCCCCTCCGACCCGCTCGCGTGGGTCGCCATCGCGCTGTTCGTCGGCGGTGCGCTGTTCGAGCGCGCCAATCGGCGCGTCGCCCGCTACGTGATGGTGAGCGCGTGGGTCGCCTTCGCCCTCTTCTGGCTCAACCTGTTCCCGCACTTCGCCTTCGAGCACAAGTCCTACATCGAGGGGCTCCTCAGCCTCGCGGCCGTCCCGCTCAGCCTCTACGCGGGGCTGTTGCTGCTTCGGGGTCGCGACACGCTCTTCGTGCTCTCGCGCGCCGTCGCCGTGATGGGCGTCGTCTACCTCCCGTTCGAGACGATACCCGCGATAACCGTCGGCGCGACGACGGTTCCCTCGCCCAGAGAGGTGCTCGTCGAACTCGTCGCCGCCCAGACGGGCTACCTCATCAACGTACTCGGGTACCACCCGACGCCCATCGTCGGCCCGGAGGGGTACGACAACACGTTCCGGTTCGTCCACGACGACGGCCACAACCTGCAGTTCTCGGTCGTCCTCGCCTGCACCGGCATCGGGAGTATGGCCATCTTCGCGGGGCTCATCGCCGCCGTCCGCGCGCCGCTGCGGCGGAAACTCCGCGCGCTCGCCGTCGCCATCCCCATCATCTACGCGCTGAACCTGCTGCGGACGACGTTCATCGGCATCGCCTTCGGCAAGCAGTACATGCAGTGGTTCGTCGACGAGGTGCTGTTGCTGTTCGGCTCCTCGGACCCCTACATGGTGTCGTTCTTCCTCTCGGACCGCGTCGTCAGCCAACTGCTCGCGGTCGTCGCGCTCGTCGGCATCACCTACCTCGTCGTGCGCGAACTCCCCGAACTGCTCACCGTCATCGAGGACGTGCTGTTCATGCTGACCCGCGAGGAGTACGACCTCCACGGCGCGCTCGACGTGTCGCAGTACGAAAACCAGATGCGACCCGACGGCGGCGAACGCGCGGAACGATAA
- a CDS encoding RNA-guided endonuclease InsQ/TnpB family protein produces MIEITKTLELKLVEPNAHKRRKLCETREAYQQALHAAFDARCTTQTETNDVVVNYDLSGYAKNALKQYVPQLTTTYNAGELHDDHPVRFTNEGLQLDHKPENAIEWYVKIPHHEDYHLWMPAQSNPEQRDWLEALNTGDAEMGESRLFERDGTWYLHVTATHDVEDGSEVSAEERTPIGVDIGDASLVTVCHRDDHGSPTAPGMWADEGKTVRRLRKTYFTATRRLQTRGSERISESFGDDLWKQIDDVFHRVTREVVNYAESVENPVLVLEDLTYIRESMDYGEYMNRRLHGWGFAKLHAQIRYKAVEKGIPVETVNPRNTSKECHACGEVGYRPRQATFKCTNDACWMGEYQADVNGAVNIADRYLSGESRSRKHENDDDSAEDGARLTAPQDSQADATQQETLGTYAS; encoded by the coding sequence GTGATCGAAATCACGAAGACGCTGGAACTGAAACTGGTAGAGCCGAACGCGCACAAGCGGAGAAAACTCTGCGAGACGCGAGAGGCGTACCAGCAGGCACTTCACGCCGCCTTCGACGCTCGATGCACCACGCAGACTGAAACGAACGACGTGGTGGTCAACTACGACCTGAGCGGGTACGCGAAGAACGCGCTCAAACAGTACGTCCCACAACTCACGACGACCTACAACGCAGGCGAACTTCACGACGACCACCCCGTTCGATTCACCAACGAGGGACTACAACTCGACCATAAGCCCGAGAACGCAATCGAGTGGTACGTCAAAATCCCGCATCACGAGGACTACCACCTGTGGATGCCAGCACAATCGAATCCCGAACAGAGGGACTGGTTGGAAGCGTTGAACACTGGTGACGCGGAAATGGGCGAGAGTCGGCTATTCGAGCGGGACGGAACGTGGTATCTCCACGTCACCGCAACCCACGACGTTGAGGATGGTTCCGAGGTGTCCGCTGAAGAACGGACGCCTATCGGAGTCGATATTGGAGACGCGTCACTCGTCACGGTGTGTCACCGAGACGACCACGGGTCTCCGACCGCGCCCGGAATGTGGGCCGACGAGGGAAAGACCGTTCGTCGGCTTCGCAAGACCTACTTCACCGCCACGAGGCGACTTCAGACACGCGGTAGCGAACGCATCTCAGAGTCCTTCGGTGACGACTTGTGGAAGCAGATAGACGACGTGTTCCACCGCGTCACCCGCGAAGTCGTGAACTACGCTGAGTCCGTCGAGAACCCCGTTCTTGTTCTCGAAGACCTGACGTACATACGGGAGTCGATGGACTACGGCGAGTACATGAACCGCCGTCTCCACGGATGGGGGTTCGCCAAACTCCACGCACAAATACGCTACAAGGCTGTCGAGAAGGGTATCCCGGTGGAGACGGTCAACCCACGCAACACCTCGAAGGAATGCCATGCGTGCGGTGAAGTTGGATACCGCCCACGACAGGCGACGTTCAAGTGTACGAACGATGCGTGCTGGATGGGCGAGTACCAAGCAGACGTGAACGGAGCGGTGAACATCGCAGACCGCTACCTCAGCGGAGAGAGTCGTTCCAGAAAACACGAGAACGACGATGACTCGGCTGAGGATGGGGCGCGTTTGACCGCGCCACAAGACAGCCAAGCCGATGCTACCCAGCAAGAGACGCTTGGAACGTATGCGTCTTGA
- a CDS encoding BGTF surface domain-containing protein, with amino-acid sequence MTQTTQKFRAVFLAALMVFSVFAGTVAFAGTAAAANADNADDSVNSGSLFYQGQELFVDSDTSDEDIEYQVRSVDGDELGSTELTFTTDEEGSAIFESDSLESGSYVIVEADSRNTPLEVVDGVVQDSSGTDADAISAAEWDITEQDIGAEFDDDSITQDGESSIEFDSNVRSNFDLTVESDELDNDELQDIFEDVDEDAEIEDGAVVLEDVDEGTAYDADFEDIDTGEYNFTFSVTDTTAEADASIEVTEEEESTYNLPNNVDVEAGDTVTFPVEMENTDEAEIVIGSEDDGYRVTALVTDENEDGVANVTVNTYNPDSGNDYGVSAGGDETSVDVDTSDSEDNDNIGVSSILDTANYDIEVGPEDFDSAEDVSTLAVSDASIDGAQTWTAPGGELSEDANEDDVVEAIEDGIITQDSDIAQDDTAIVQVEASGLAGYIAAQEDDDDGDVFNGDDLDLTVEQENPSANQDPKTVSSDAVQYVVDDENNNLFLVIDTSNDGAVDRDGFESGDEFNVTLDVGEDSESELPEESVSSTFSVVDREASFDNVNDDDVVEVAGSDNSSVEGESSIAPGSEIRVRAQSESGASNTFVETDTATVDENGTFNATFDFGDLEQGTNFTLSLSDQDGPGFEGDTEYSAVIVEGEGGEGGENNTTTTSTGENNTTTTEETTEETTEETTEETEESPSEETTEETTETDTPGFGVIVALIALVAAALLAVRRDN; translated from the coding sequence ATGACACAAACAACACAGAAGTTCCGTGCAGTTTTCCTCGCTGCGCTGATGGTGTTCTCCGTTTTCGCGGGCACCGTCGCGTTTGCAGGTACGGCTGCTGCGGCTAACGCTGACAACGCCGACGACAGCGTCAACTCCGGTTCCCTGTTCTATCAGGGCCAGGAGCTGTTCGTCGACAGCGATACGAGTGATGAGGATATTGAATATCAAGTCCGTTCGGTTGACGGTGATGAACTCGGTTCGACCGAACTGACCTTCACCACGGACGAGGAAGGTTCGGCCATCTTCGAGTCGGACTCCCTTGAGTCGGGCTCGTACGTGATTGTCGAGGCCGATTCCCGTAACACACCGCTCGAAGTCGTTGACGGTGTGGTTCAGGACTCGTCCGGTACCGACGCAGATGCGATTAGCGCTGCCGAGTGGGACATCACCGAGCAGGACATCGGTGCCGAGTTCGATGACGACTCCATCACGCAGGACGGCGAGTCCTCCATCGAGTTCGACTCGAACGTTCGCTCGAACTTCGATCTGACCGTCGAATCTGATGAGCTCGATAACGATGAGCTCCAGGACATCTTTGAGGATGTTGACGAAGACGCTGAGATCGAGGACGGCGCAGTTGTTCTCGAAGATGTCGACGAAGGTACGGCGTACGACGCTGACTTCGAAGACATCGACACTGGCGAGTACAACTTCACCTTCTCCGTGACGGACACGACGGCTGAGGCCGACGCGTCCATTGAAGTCACCGAGGAAGAGGAGTCGACCTACAACCTCCCGAACAACGTCGACGTCGAGGCCGGTGACACGGTAACGTTCCCGGTCGAGATGGAGAATACTGACGAGGCCGAAATCGTCATCGGTAGCGAGGACGACGGCTACAGAGTCACCGCACTCGTTACTGACGAAAACGAGGACGGTGTCGCTAACGTTACTGTTAACACGTACAACCCGGACAGCGGCAACGACTACGGTGTCTCCGCTGGTGGCGATGAGACGAGCGTCGATGTCGACACCTCGGACTCGGAGGACAACGACAACATCGGTGTCAGCTCTATCCTTGACACCGCGAACTATGACATCGAAGTCGGTCCGGAAGACTTCGATAGTGCTGAAGACGTGAGTACACTCGCCGTCTCGGACGCATCCATCGACGGTGCGCAGACGTGGACCGCGCCCGGTGGCGAACTTAGTGAGGACGCCAACGAGGACGATGTCGTCGAAGCTATCGAGGACGGCATTATCACGCAGGATAGCGATATCGCCCAGGACGATACTGCAATCGTGCAGGTCGAAGCCTCGGGCCTTGCTGGCTACATTGCAGCACAGGAAGATGATGATGATGGAGATGTCTTCAACGGCGACGATCTCGACCTAACGGTTGAGCAGGAGAACCCGTCGGCGAACCAAGACCCCAAGACGGTCAGTTCGGACGCCGTTCAGTACGTCGTTGACGACGAGAACAACAACCTGTTCCTCGTTATCGACACGTCCAACGACGGCGCTGTCGACCGTGATGGCTTCGAGAGCGGTGACGAGTTCAACGTCACGCTCGATGTCGGCGAAGATAGCGAGAGTGAACTCCCCGAGGAGTCCGTCTCCTCGACGTTCTCTGTCGTTGACCGCGAAGCCTCCTTCGACAACGTGAACGACGACGACGTCGTCGAAGTCGCAGGCTCCGACAACAGCTCGGTCGAGGGCGAGTCCTCGATCGCGCCCGGCTCCGAGATCCGCGTCCGCGCGCAGAGTGAGTCCGGCGCCTCGAACACGTTCGTCGAGACCGACACCGCGACGGTCGACGAGAACGGTACGTTCAACGCGACGTTCGACTTCGGCGACCTCGAACAGGGTACGAACTTCACGCTGTCGCTCAGCGACCAGGACGGGCCTGGCTTCGAGGGCGACACTGAGTACAGCGCTGTGATCGTCGAAGGCGAAGGTGGCGAGGGTGGAGAGAACAACACCACGACCACCTCGACTGGCGAGAACAACACCACGACGACTGAGGAGACCACCGAGGAGACTACCGAGGAGACCACCGAGGAAACCGAGGAGTCCCCGTCCGAGGAAACCACCGAGGAAACCACGGAAACTGACACCCCCGGCTTCGGTGTCATCGTGGCTCTCATCGCACTCGTGGCTGCTGCGCTCCTCGCGGTCCGCCGCGACAACTAA
- the dph5 gene encoding diphthine synthase translates to MLTFIGLGLYDERSITVEGREALRSADRAFAEFYTSKLIGTTVEELADHHGVDVEVRDRARVEQDADEILDAAEEGDAAFLTAGDTMISTTHVDLRLRAHERGIDTRIVHGVTAQSAASGLTGLQNYRFGKATTLPFPYAHGADGTPKSVVDTVEDNRERGLHTLVYLDIKVGYERAGVDSDDEYMTADFAAGEFARDWDGDALGVVVARAGSPDPIVAADRLSALADREFGDPLHMLVVPASLHDLEAESLSAFGDAPSEVVEENTY, encoded by the coding sequence ATGCTCACGTTCATCGGACTCGGTCTCTACGACGAGCGGTCGATAACCGTCGAGGGGCGGGAGGCGCTCCGCAGCGCCGACCGCGCGTTCGCGGAGTTCTACACCAGTAAACTCATCGGGACGACCGTTGAGGAACTCGCCGACCACCACGGCGTCGACGTCGAGGTTCGCGACCGGGCGCGCGTCGAGCAGGATGCCGACGAAATTCTCGACGCCGCCGAAGAGGGGGACGCGGCGTTTCTCACCGCCGGAGACACGATGATCTCGACGACACACGTCGACCTCCGCCTGCGAGCGCACGAGCGCGGCATCGACACGCGTATCGTCCACGGCGTCACCGCGCAGTCGGCGGCGAGCGGTCTCACGGGTCTGCAGAACTACAGATTCGGAAAAGCGACGACGCTGCCGTTTCCGTACGCCCACGGTGCCGACGGCACCCCGAAGAGCGTCGTCGACACCGTCGAGGACAACCGCGAGCGGGGCCTCCACACGCTCGTCTACCTCGACATCAAGGTCGGCTACGAGCGCGCGGGCGTCGATTCCGACGACGAGTACATGACCGCCGACTTCGCCGCGGGCGAGTTCGCCCGCGACTGGGACGGCGACGCGCTGGGGGTCGTCGTCGCCCGCGCGGGGAGTCCAGACCCCATCGTCGCCGCCGACCGCCTCTCGGCGCTGGCCGACCGGGAGTTCGGCGACCCGCTGCACATGCTCGTCGTTCCCGCGTCGCTGCACGATCTGGAGGCCGAGTCGCTCTCGGCGTTCGGTGACGCGCCGTCCGAAGTCGTCGAAGAGAACACGTACTGA